The sequence AGGGTCAGATCTACTGCTCCAAGGCCTGCAGCCAGGGCGAGGACGTCCACGCCTCCGACTCGTCCGACTCGGCCTTCCAGTCCGCGCGCTCCCGCGAATCCCGCCGCAGCGTCCGCATGGGCAAGAGCAGCCGCTCCGACCAGTGCCGCCAGTCTCTGCTCTTCTCGCCGCCCGCGAACTACGACTTCCGCGACTCCCCCTCCGGCGGGGGCGGTTGCGGGGACATCCTGTCTCACAAGCTGGCGCACCTCAGCTTCGCCGACGACCGCTTCTGGAAGGCCCGGGAAGAGCAGGGGGAGGTGCCGGAGGACCACGAGGAGTGGGCGGAGCACGACGACTACATGATTCAGCTGCTCCTGAAGTTCGGGGACCGCGGCGCCTTCCGGCAGCCGGAGGAGGTCGGCCCCGGCGAACCGTGGGCCTCGGACGCCGACCTCAAAGCCAGATTGGAGGCGAGTGCGGCGGGGAACCGTGGCCAGATCCTGGCCGGCAAGAGGTACCAGACGGACGCGTACTGGGCCCAATCGCAGGACGGGCTGGGGGACTCCGCCTACGGCAGCCACCCGGGCCCCGCCAGCAGCAGGAAGATCCAGGAGCTGGACCTGGAGCACAGAGAGGCCAGGTTCGGGCGTGGGCAGATGCAGTGGTATGAGGACTCGCTCGAGTGCATCACCGACGAACTGAAGCAACCGGATCCGGGAACCGGAGACTCCATGGACTCGTTGGCGCTCTCGAACATAACAGGTAATGACCTCCTGAGCCACCGCACACAGCATTTACACCAGTTTTACTCTCCACCAGGGATCATCGACTCagtcaactctggccctcaaaaccaaatccagccctgcatTCATTTTCTCCCAGGCAATTAGAACTAGTGATAGGCCAGACTAAACTTGCTGAACCCATCTCTGGATGTGAGTTGATGAACACAGGCAGTAGTTTCACAAAGCCTTCGCCATTGGCCATTAAATCAGAAGAATCTTTTATATCCTAGGATTGAATGCAGGCTACGACTGGAACGTATGCCGACTCACTCTTTTGTCTCTCTTTCGCAGGAGCCTCGGTGGATGACGACTGTAAGGAGAGGCCGTTGTTATACTCCCTACAAAGCTTCACGGAGCTGGACACGGGGGACTGCGAGAAGATGAGTAATATGGGGACCCTCAACTCGTCGATGCTGCACAGGAGCGTAAATTCTCTCAGGAGCCTGTCTTCAGAGCTGGACCGAGTGGAAGCGCAAGTGGTGGAcgcggaggaggaggatgaggaggaggaggaggaagaggcttCCCTTCCTCAGGAGAAGCCTCGACACCACCACGTGCCCATCCTGAGGAGGAGCCAGTCCCAGACCAGGCCGCAGCAGGTGAAGTTCTCGGACGACCCGGCGGACCGTGTCCGCGGCGAGGGGCTGGCGGTGCGCCAGGCGCCCATGAGCGAGCGCACCCACCGCCGAGTCTGCCGCTTCGAGGAGACGGGCCCGCACCGGCCCGACCTCCGCCACCCGCACCACCACCCCCGGCCCCACCGGCCCCACCGCCGCCGCCGGAGTCGCAAGTCCTGCTCGGACAACGCCCTGAACCTGCCGCCCAAGGACCGCGCCGCCCAGGCGCGCCGCGACAAGCAGGTCCCCGCCGGGCGCCCGCAGGACCCGCGCGCCTTCCCGCCCGGCCGGGAGCTCCCGGGCCCGCGGACCCGCGCCTACGCCGCCCCGGACTACCTGCAGGGTCTGGTGCCGAACTGCATCCAGGGTCTGTACGGGGACGACGACTGGTGCTCcacctgctcctcttcctccgagTCGGAGGAAGAGGGCTTCTTCCTGGGCGAGCCCATCCCCCAGCCCCAACCGCAGAGGCACCGTTACTACGCCGCCGATCTCCCGACCCCCGTGTGCTCCCTGCCTTCGCCTCCCTACGCCCCGCGGACtacatccaaaaagaaaaagggccaCCAGGGCAAGAACTGCATCATTTCGTAGGCAGCAGGAACCGGAGTGACCTTCAGTCACACTACGCTGCCCCGCTGAACTTTTATTCGATTTTTTTCAAAGTTGCCTCTGACTGAAGTCTACTTTCAAAACCACGTACATACACCTGCGGATATAAAAATCCTCTGCAACCCTCCGGCATCTTCTGTGAGATGGGTCACATTTTTGCGGCCTCGTGACCTATCACTGCTCACgtaatgcttttatacattgccGTTAACGGTCTCCTAGCAACATGCTACATATGCTGTAGAATGTGCATTACACAACAGCACTGCCATCCCCACaagggtaataataataataaaaaactatttaatAAACTAGCATTTAGagactaatgaaaatatttaacattgcaAATATTAATGTACATATTGTAAAATTCAGATTTTAAAACTGATATTTTTATATACCCGAGTTACccatgattcttttttttttcttcccgaTGGATGACTATTTGTCTGCAGCAGTGACATTCTGGAAAACTTCTGAAGCTTTTGTTAATctggtttttaaaataaaacaatgcggTGCACTACCTCCAACGGTGTCATGACCCATACTGACCCATCTCCAATTCATGtatataatatttgtattaaatcaAACATGGTACGACTGTGTTGGTGACTCGAACACTCTCGGTATAACCCACCAGCTTggttcagcttttatttatggGTCAAAATTATACTGAAAAACAGACCTGTAATCTGtacaaatgtaaagaaattcAAAACTGGAACATACGGTTTTATGAATAAAGGAGTATTGTGGCTTACAAGGTTTTATCTGAATGATTTTAATCTTGTAAATTAATAACTCGGATCAACACCTTGCATTCATTTTTGCTGTACAAGAGTGTGGCTTGCAGGCTGAAGATTTAGTCAATTTGGGCCAAATCCTACTCGCACTTCNNNNNNNNNNNNNNNNNNNNNNNNNNNNNNNNNNNNNNNNNNNNNNNNNNNNNNNNNNNNNNNNNNNNNNNNNNNNNNNNNNNNNNNNNNNNNNNNNNNNNNNNNNNNNNNNNNNNNNNNNNNNNNNNNNNNNNNNNNNNNNNNNNNNNNNNNNNNNNNNNNNNNNNNNNNNNNNNNNNNNNNNNNNNNNNNNNNNNNNNaatgtaatgtaatggctggagtgtgtgtgaggcggtGAGCTCCACACCTGGTTCAGGCCCCCGCTGGCCTGACAGCGACGTACCCAGGCCAGGTCCTCCCGCCCGTCATGTCCCGGCCTTCTGCCAGGCGCTGCTCCTGCCCCGTCCTGacctggaaggggggggggcaacagcGCCAGGGTCAGGGTTACTGcggcaaccaaaaaaaaaaacaccttgaggCCAATTTATGGCTCGGTGACGAAAGTGCGTTTCGACGCAAAAACGATGCATTTGAGCATCGCCGGCGGGTATACTGTAACGTTCACTCTGTGACCTTCGAGGAGGtaacccccagcccccacccccacgggACACAGGCGCACTGTTTTCAGGTGAGTGACTGATGTCCAGCGTTACGGGGAGCCATAGGCGTCGTGCTTTGATGTCTCGTTTTCAGACGAGCCGCCGGCTCCAGATGAGCCCCGTTACTCTACAGAGCCGAGAGAGCGCGGGCCCCCTGGGCGAGCGCGGGCCCCCTGGGCGAGCGTGGGCCCCCTGGGCGAGCTCGGGCCCCCTGGGCGAGCGTGGGCCCCCTGAGCGAGCGTGGGCCCCCTGGGCGAGCTCGGGCCCCCTGGGCGAGCGTGGGCCCCCTGGATGAGCACGGGCCCCCTGAGCGAGCGTGGGCTGGGGTTATCATCAAGGACCGAACGGACCGCAAAatgataatatatttaatatattattttatttaattaacgTATATTGATCCAggtatggcggcacggatggtgcagtgggtagcactgccgcctcacagcaaggaggtcctgggttcgaatccccgtcggccagggcctctctgtgcggagtttgcatgttctccccgtgtctgcgtgggtttcctccgggtactccggtttcctcccacagtccaaagacatgcacgttaggctgattggagagtctaaattgcccgtaggtatgagtgtgtgagtgaatggtgtgtgtgtgccctgagatagactggcgacctgtccagggtgtattcctgcctttcgcccaatgtatgctgggataggctccagcccccctgcgaccctgatcaggataagcgggttcagataatggatggatggatggatggatggatgatccaGGTATGCTTCGTTATATCATTACCCATTTCTGCGCTTGCCTTGTCTTGTTCACAAGTTATTACATACCGCAGGCTAAAATACACCCAACCACTATGATTTCATGGCTGCTCTGTCGGAGTTTTTTTTACCAGGGGAGGTCCTGGGAGCAATGCCTGAAAGAACAGTTGCAAgtggggggagtgagagagttttGTTTACCCTCAGGGTCTTTCGCAAAGGCCCAGCGGTAGAGttcttcctttttcatttcGGGAACCGACTTCGTTTCTCCGGATGCAAGTCAGCATTCCTCTGTGCCCAGTGGGGGCTGGAACCAGCAACTCTGCAGTTATCAGTCAAGCACCGTTCCACTAGGGTACCCTGCCATCCTACCCCAGGCTCCCCATTGTCTGAATTTTACTTGGTGAGGCAAGCTGAGGACAAACAGCCGAAGGTGGCGGACGCATAGCTGCGGCTTTCGCCAACAGGAAGGCCGCAGGGCCCACACAGCCAGCACTGCCGggtcaagggtcaaaggtcagaaagCTTGGCAGCCAAAAAGTTGCCGACGTCGCTCTGACAAAAGGATGCTTCATCCCTGCCACCCACAGCCATAGGCCGGAATGTGCTAGAACCAGTTATATTAACGCAACGAGGAACATATCACACCGCCCCGCAACACATTCAAAGGTCCACACATAACGTGATAGACGGGGCCCGGCTAACCATTGGCCGCAGCAGCAGATTAAGGAAGCCAGACCAGGGCCGAATACGTAAtctttttggattcaaatacttttatatgcTTCACTGAGTTTGTATTGTAGCagatgaaatactctcaaaaactgcaaatCCCCGCCTTCTTGGTTcagctgcaccaggcaagatcaatcgagcacagaaaagtctcTGAAGCCAAAGCAATGATGGCAAGACCGATCGATCAAAGCGTTTGAATCCAAAAGGACCCTGAGGGAAGCTGTGTGTACGATGG is a genomic window of Conger conger chromosome 19, fConCon1.1, whole genome shotgun sequence containing:
- the LOC133119027 gene encoding prickle-like protein 1; this encodes MNVESVARFHGARPADAPQKAPGFQRSSTSDDDSGCALEEYAWVPPGLRPDQVQLYFSCLPEDKVPYVGSPGEKLRIKQLLYQLPPHDNEVRYCQSLSEEERKELQIFSMQRKKEALGRGSIKLLPRTLLQAVCEHCEDGIGGGEMAVLASRAGPRMCWHPACFTCSVCGELLVDLIYFYQDGKVHCGRHHAEMLKPRCSACDEIIFSDECTEAEGRHWHMKHFCCFECETVLGGQRYIMKDGRPFCCGCFESLYAEYCEACGGHIGVDHAQMTYDGLHWHATESCFSCAQCQTSLLGCPFLPKEGQIYCSKACSQGEDVHASDSSDSAFQSARSRESRRSVRMGKSSRSDQCRQSLLFSPPANYDFRDSPSGGGGCGDILSHKLAHLSFADDRFWKAREEQGEVPEDHEEWAEHDDYMIQLLLKFGDRGAFRQPEEVGPGEPWASDADLKARLEASAAGNRGQILAGKRYQTDAYWAQSQDGLGDSAYGSHPGPASSRKIQELDLEHREARFGRGQMQWYEDSLECITDELKQPDPGTGDSMDSLALSNITGASVDDDCKERPLLYSLQSFTELDTGDCEKMSNMGTLNSSMLHRSVNSLRSLSSELDRVEAQVVDAEEEDEEEEEEEASLPQEKPRHHHVPILRRSQSQTRPQQVKFSDDPADRVRGEGLAVRQAPMSERTHRRVCRFEETGPHRPDLRHPHHHPRPHRPHRRRRSRKSCSDNALNLPPKDRAAQARRDKQVPAGRPQDPRAFPPGRELPGPRTRAYAAPDYLQGLVPNCIQGLYGDDDWCSTCSSSSESEEEGFFLGEPIPQPQPQRHRYYAADLPTPVCSLPSPPYAPRTTSKKKKGHQGKNCIIS